Proteins encoded together in one Meles meles chromosome 7, mMelMel3.1 paternal haplotype, whole genome shotgun sequence window:
- the R3HDM2 gene encoding R3H domain-containing protein 2 isoform X8 codes for MSNSNTTQETLEIMKESEKKLVEESVSKNKFISKTPSKEETEKESEDTGLRPETQDYESLLDKRRTSNHGHARKRAKSNSKLKLVRSLAVCEESSAPFADGPLETQDIIQLHISCPSDKEEEKSTKDVSEKEDKDKNKEKVPRKMLSRDSSQEYTDSTGIDLHEFLVNTLKKNPRDRMMLLKLEQEILEFINDNNNQFKKFPQMTSYHRMLLHRVAAYFGMDHNVDQTGKAVIINKTSNTRIPEQRFSEHIKDEKNTEFQQRFILKRDDASMERDDNQIRVPLQDGRRSKSIEEREEEYQRVRERIFARETGQNGYLNDIRLSKEAFSSSSHKRRQIFRANREGLSRTSSSRQSSTDSELKSLEPRPWSSTDSDGSVRSMRPPVTKASSFSGISILTRGDSIGSSKGGSAGRISRPGMALGAPEVCSPVTSSQSVRGLLPCTAQQQPQQPPQPQLPALPPTPQQQPPLNNHMISQAEDLSNPFGQMSLSRQGSAEAADPSSALFQPPLISQHPQQTSFIMASTGQPLPTSSYSPSSHAPPTQQVLPPQGYMQPPQQIQVSYYPPGQYPNSNQQYRPLSHPVAYSPQRSQQLPQPSQQPGLQPMMPNQQQAAYQGMIGVQQPQNQGLLSNQRSSMGGQMQGLVVQYTPLPSYQVPVGNDSQNVVQPPFQQPMLVPASQSVQGGLPAGGVPVYYSVIPPAQQNGTSPSVGFLQPPGTEQYQMPQSPSPCSPPQMPQQYSGVSPSGPGVVVMQLNVPNGPQPPQNPSMVQWSHCKYYSMDQRGQKPGDLYNPESNPQASTQMSNSPVTSPTQSPAPSPVTSLSSVCTGLSPLPVLTQFPRPGGPAQGDGRYSLLGQPLQYNLSICPPLLHGQSTYTVHQGQSGLKHGNRSKRQALKSASTDLGTTDVVLGRVLEVTDLPEGITRTEADKLFTQLAMSGAKIQWLKDAQGLPGGGGGDNGGTAENGRHADLAALYTIVAVFPSPLAAQNASLRLNNSVSRFKLRVAKKNYDLRILERASSQ; via the exons GATTATGAGTCCCTTTTGGACAAG AGGCGGACATCCAACCATGGTCATGCCAGGAAAAGAGCCAAG TCTAATTCCAAGCTGAAGTTGGTGCGCAGCCTGGCGGTGTGTGAGGAGTCCTCTGCCCCATTTGCTGATGGACCACTAGAAACCCAG GATATAATTCAGTTGCACATCAGCTGCCCCTCtgacaaggaagaagaaaaatccacGAAGGATGTCTCTGAAAAGGAAGACaaggacaaaaacaaagaaaaggtcCCAAGGAAGATGCTTTCTAGGG ACTCCAGCCAAGAATATACAGACTCCACTGGAATAGACCTACATGAATTTCTTGTAAATACACTGAAAAAGAACCCAAG GGACAGAATGATGCTGCTAAAATTAGAACAGGAGATTCTGGAATTTATTAATGACAACAA TAACCAGTTCAAGAAGTTCCCTCAGATGACCTCATATCACCGGATGCTATTACACCGGGTAGCTGCCTATTTTGGGATGGACCACAATGTTGATCAAACTggaaaagctgtcatcatcaacaaAACCAGTAATACAAGAAT CCCCGAACAGAGATTCTCAGAACACATAAAGGATGAGAAGAATACAGAATTTCAACAGAGATTCATTCTCAAGAGAGATGATGCCAGTATGGAACGAGATGATAACCAG ATCAGAGTTCCATTGCAGGATGGAAGGAGGAGCAAGTcaatagaagagagagaggaggaatatCAAAGGGTCCGAGAGAGAATATTTGCCCGAGAG ACTGGCCAGAACGGATATCTAAATGACATCAG ACTCTCCAAAGAAGCCTTTTCTTCTAGCTCTCACAAGAGAAGGCAGATTTTTAG GGCGAACCGTGAGGGCCTGAGCCGAACCTCAAGCAGCCGCCAAAGCAGCACAGACAGCGAACTCAAATCCCTGGAGCCACGGCCTTGGAGCAGCACAGACTCCGATGGCTCTGTCCGGAGTATGCGGCCCCCTGTCACCAAAGCCAGCAGCTTCAGTGGAATCTCTATCCTCACCCGAGGGGACAGCATCGGGAGCAGTAAAGGTGGCAGTGCAGGAAGGATCTCCAGGCCAG GTATGGCACTAGGTGCCCCAGAAGTGTGCAGCCCTGTCACCTCATCCCAGTCTGTCCGGGGCCTTCTCCCTTGTACTGCccagcagcagccgcagcagccGCCACAGCCGCAGCTTCCTGCTCTCCCACCCACGCCTCAGCAACAGCCACCCTTGAATAATCACATGATCTCACAG GCAGAGGACCTCAGCAACCCCTTTGGACAAATGAGCCTTAGCCGCCAAGGTTCTGCTGAAGCAGCTGACCCATCCTCAGCTCTGTTCCAGCCCCCGCTTATCTCCCAGCACCCCCAGCAGACTAGCTTCATCATGGCTTCTACTGGACAGCCCCTCCCCACGTCCAGCTATTCCCCTTCTAGTCATGCGCCGCCTACTCAGCAAGTTCTGCCGCCCCAGGGCTACATGCAGCCCCCTCAACAG ATCCAGGTTTCTTACTATCCCCCTGGACAGTATCCTAATTCCAACCAGCAATACCGACCTCTGTCTCACCCGGTGGCCTACAGCCCCCAACGTAGTCAGCAGCTGCCTCAGCCATCCCAGCAGCCTG GTTTACAGCCCATGATGCCTAACCAGCAGCAGGCGGCTTACCAAGGCATGATTGGGGTCCAGCAGCCACAGAACCAGGGCCTGCTCAGCAACCAGAGGAGCAGCATGGGGGGCCAGATGCAAGGCCTGGTGGTTCAGTACACTCCACTGCCTTCTTACCAA GTCCCAGTGGGTAATGACTCACAAAATGTGGTCCAGCCGCCTTTCCAGCAACCCATGCTGGTCCCTGCGAGCCAGTCTGTGCAAGGGGGCCTCCCAGCAGGGGGTGTACCGGTGTACTACAGCGTGATCCCACCCGCTCAGCAGAACGGTACGAG CCCTTCTGTGGGGTTTCTGCAACCTCCCGGCACTGAGCAGTACCAGATGcctcagtctccctctccctgcagtcCACCACAGATGCCACAGCAGTACTCAG GAGTGTCACCTTCTGGACCAGGCGTGGTGGTCATGCAGCTGAATGTCCCTAATGGACCCCAGCCTCCCCAGAACCCATCCATGGTCCAGTGGAGTCACTGTAAATATTACAGCATGGACCAGCGTGGGCAGAAACCTGGAGACCTATACAATCCTGAGAGTAACCCCCAG gCCAGCACTCAAATGAGCAACAGCCCCGTCACATCTCCTACCCAGTCTCCAGCACCCTCTCCTGTCACCAGCCTCAGCAGTGTCTGCACAGGACTCAGTCCCCTTCCTGTCCTCACACAGTTCCCCCGGCCTGGGGGTCCAGCACAGG GTGATGGGCGCTACTCCCTTTTGGGCCAGCCATTGCAGTACAATCTGTCTATCTGCCCTCCCTTGCTCCACGGCCAGTCAACTTACACGGTACACCAG GGACAGAGTGGATTGAAGCATGGAAACCGGAGCAAAAGACAAGCACTCAAATCTGCCTCCACTGACCTAGggacaacagatgttg TCCTGGGCCGGGTGCTGGAGGTGACAGATCTCCCTGAGGGCATCACTCGGACCGAAGCGGACAAACTCTTCACTCAGCTTGCCATGTCTGGCGCCAAGATCCAGTGGCTCAAGGATGCTCAGGGGCtgcctggcgggggtgggggggacaacGGCGGGACTGCTGAGAACGGCCGCCATGCAGACCTCGCTGCCTTGTACACCATCGTGGCTGTGTTTCCCAGCCCCCTGGCTGCCCAGAATGCCTCCCTTCGCCTCAACAACTCTGTGAGTCGCTTCAAACTTCGAGTGGCCAAAAAGAACTATGACCTGAGGATCCTGGAGCGAGCCAGCTCCCAATAA
- the R3HDM2 gene encoding R3H domain-containing protein 2 isoform X7, translated as MSNSNTTQETLEIMKESEKKLVEESVSKNKFISKTPSKEETEKESEDTGLRPETQDYESLLDKRRTSNHGHARKRAKSNSKLKLVRSLAVCEESSAPFADGPLETQDIIQLHISCPSDKEEEKSTKDVSEKEDKDKNKEKVPRKMLSRDSSQEYTDSTGIDLHEFLVNTLKKNPRDRMMLLKLEQEILEFINDNNNQFKKFPQMTSYHRMLLHRVAAYFGMDHNVDQTGKAVIINKTSNTRIPEQRFSEHIKDEKNTEFQQRFILKRDDASMERDDNQTGQNGYLNDIRLSKEAFSSSSHKRRQIFRANREGLSRTSSSRQSSTDSELKSLEPRPWSSTDSDGSVRSMRPPVTKASSFSGISILTRGDSIGSSKGGSAGRISRPGMALGAPEVCSPVTSSQSVRGLLPCTAQQQPQQPPQPQLPALPPTPQQQPPLNNHMISQPVPALQPSPQPVQFSPGSCPQVLLPVSPPQQYNMAEDLSNPFGQMSLSRQGSAEAADPSSALFQPPLISQHPQQTSFIMASTGQPLPTSSYSPSSHAPPTQQVLPPQGYMQPPQQIQVSYYPPGQYPNSNQQYRPLSHPVAYSPQRSQQLPQPSQQPGLQPMMPNQQQAAYQGMIGVQQPQNQGLLSNQRSSMGGQMQGLVVQYTPLPSYQVPVGNDSQNVVQPPFQQPMLVPASQSVQGGLPAGGVPVYYSVIPPAQQNGTSPSVGFLQPPGTEQYQMPQSPSPCSPPQMPQQYSGVSPSGPGVVVMQLNVPNGPQPPQNPSMVQWSHCKYYSMDQRGQKPGDLYNPESNPQASTQMSNSPVTSPTQSPAPSPVTSLSSVCTGLSPLPVLTQFPRPGGPAQGDGRYSLLGQPLQYNLSICPPLLHGQSTYTVHQGQSGLKHGNRSKRQALKSASTDLGTTDVVLGRVLEVTDLPEGITRTEADKLFTQLAMSGAKIQWLKDAQGLPGGGGGDNGGTAENGRHADLAALYTIVAVFPSPLAAQNASLRLNNSVSRFKLRVAKKNYDLRILERASSQ; from the exons GATTATGAGTCCCTTTTGGACAAG AGGCGGACATCCAACCATGGTCATGCCAGGAAAAGAGCCAAG TCTAATTCCAAGCTGAAGTTGGTGCGCAGCCTGGCGGTGTGTGAGGAGTCCTCTGCCCCATTTGCTGATGGACCACTAGAAACCCAG GATATAATTCAGTTGCACATCAGCTGCCCCTCtgacaaggaagaagaaaaatccacGAAGGATGTCTCTGAAAAGGAAGACaaggacaaaaacaaagaaaaggtcCCAAGGAAGATGCTTTCTAGGG ACTCCAGCCAAGAATATACAGACTCCACTGGAATAGACCTACATGAATTTCTTGTAAATACACTGAAAAAGAACCCAAG GGACAGAATGATGCTGCTAAAATTAGAACAGGAGATTCTGGAATTTATTAATGACAACAA TAACCAGTTCAAGAAGTTCCCTCAGATGACCTCATATCACCGGATGCTATTACACCGGGTAGCTGCCTATTTTGGGATGGACCACAATGTTGATCAAACTggaaaagctgtcatcatcaacaaAACCAGTAATACAAGAAT CCCCGAACAGAGATTCTCAGAACACATAAAGGATGAGAAGAATACAGAATTTCAACAGAGATTCATTCTCAAGAGAGATGATGCCAGTATGGAACGAGATGATAACCAG ACTGGCCAGAACGGATATCTAAATGACATCAG ACTCTCCAAAGAAGCCTTTTCTTCTAGCTCTCACAAGAGAAGGCAGATTTTTAG GGCGAACCGTGAGGGCCTGAGCCGAACCTCAAGCAGCCGCCAAAGCAGCACAGACAGCGAACTCAAATCCCTGGAGCCACGGCCTTGGAGCAGCACAGACTCCGATGGCTCTGTCCGGAGTATGCGGCCCCCTGTCACCAAAGCCAGCAGCTTCAGTGGAATCTCTATCCTCACCCGAGGGGACAGCATCGGGAGCAGTAAAGGTGGCAGTGCAGGAAGGATCTCCAGGCCAG GTATGGCACTAGGTGCCCCAGAAGTGTGCAGCCCTGTCACCTCATCCCAGTCTGTCCGGGGCCTTCTCCCTTGTACTGCccagcagcagccgcagcagccGCCACAGCCGCAGCTTCCTGCTCTCCCACCCACGCCTCAGCAACAGCCACCCTTGAATAATCACATGATCTCACAG CCAGTCCCGGCTCTGCAGCCCTCTCCGCAGCCTGTTCAGTTCTCTCCAGGCTCCTGTCCCCAAGTCCTTCTGCCAGTCTCTCCGCCCCAGCAGTACAACATG GCAGAGGACCTCAGCAACCCCTTTGGACAAATGAGCCTTAGCCGCCAAGGTTCTGCTGAAGCAGCTGACCCATCCTCAGCTCTGTTCCAGCCCCCGCTTATCTCCCAGCACCCCCAGCAGACTAGCTTCATCATGGCTTCTACTGGACAGCCCCTCCCCACGTCCAGCTATTCCCCTTCTAGTCATGCGCCGCCTACTCAGCAAGTTCTGCCGCCCCAGGGCTACATGCAGCCCCCTCAACAG ATCCAGGTTTCTTACTATCCCCCTGGACAGTATCCTAATTCCAACCAGCAATACCGACCTCTGTCTCACCCGGTGGCCTACAGCCCCCAACGTAGTCAGCAGCTGCCTCAGCCATCCCAGCAGCCTG GTTTACAGCCCATGATGCCTAACCAGCAGCAGGCGGCTTACCAAGGCATGATTGGGGTCCAGCAGCCACAGAACCAGGGCCTGCTCAGCAACCAGAGGAGCAGCATGGGGGGCCAGATGCAAGGCCTGGTGGTTCAGTACACTCCACTGCCTTCTTACCAA GTCCCAGTGGGTAATGACTCACAAAATGTGGTCCAGCCGCCTTTCCAGCAACCCATGCTGGTCCCTGCGAGCCAGTCTGTGCAAGGGGGCCTCCCAGCAGGGGGTGTACCGGTGTACTACAGCGTGATCCCACCCGCTCAGCAGAACGGTACGAG CCCTTCTGTGGGGTTTCTGCAACCTCCCGGCACTGAGCAGTACCAGATGcctcagtctccctctccctgcagtcCACCACAGATGCCACAGCAGTACTCAG GAGTGTCACCTTCTGGACCAGGCGTGGTGGTCATGCAGCTGAATGTCCCTAATGGACCCCAGCCTCCCCAGAACCCATCCATGGTCCAGTGGAGTCACTGTAAATATTACAGCATGGACCAGCGTGGGCAGAAACCTGGAGACCTATACAATCCTGAGAGTAACCCCCAG gCCAGCACTCAAATGAGCAACAGCCCCGTCACATCTCCTACCCAGTCTCCAGCACCCTCTCCTGTCACCAGCCTCAGCAGTGTCTGCACAGGACTCAGTCCCCTTCCTGTCCTCACACAGTTCCCCCGGCCTGGGGGTCCAGCACAGG GTGATGGGCGCTACTCCCTTTTGGGCCAGCCATTGCAGTACAATCTGTCTATCTGCCCTCCCTTGCTCCACGGCCAGTCAACTTACACGGTACACCAG GGACAGAGTGGATTGAAGCATGGAAACCGGAGCAAAAGACAAGCACTCAAATCTGCCTCCACTGACCTAGggacaacagatgttg TCCTGGGCCGGGTGCTGGAGGTGACAGATCTCCCTGAGGGCATCACTCGGACCGAAGCGGACAAACTCTTCACTCAGCTTGCCATGTCTGGCGCCAAGATCCAGTGGCTCAAGGATGCTCAGGGGCtgcctggcgggggtgggggggacaacGGCGGGACTGCTGAGAACGGCCGCCATGCAGACCTCGCTGCCTTGTACACCATCGTGGCTGTGTTTCCCAGCCCCCTGGCTGCCCAGAATGCCTCCCTTCGCCTCAACAACTCTGTGAGTCGCTTCAAACTTCGAGTGGCCAAAAAGAACTATGACCTGAGGATCCTGGAGCGAGCCAGCTCCCAATAA
- the R3HDM2 gene encoding R3H domain-containing protein 2 isoform X1: MSNSNTTQETLEIMKESEKKLVEESVSKNKFISKTPSKEETEKESEDTGLRPETQDYESLLDKRRTSNHGHARKRAKSNSKLKLVRSLAVCEESSAPFADGPLETQDIIQLHISCPSDKEEEKSTKDVSEKEDKDKNKEKVPRKMLSRDSSQEYTDSTGIDLHEFLVNTLKKNPRDRMMLLKLEQEILEFINDNNNQFKKFPQMTSYHRMLLHRVAAYFGMDHNVDQTGKAVIINKTSNTRIPEQRFSEHIKDEKNTEFQQRFILKRDDASMERDDNQIRVPLQDGRRSKSIEEREEEYQRVRERIFARETGQNGYLNDIRLSKEAFSSSSHKRRQIFRANREGLSRTSSSRQSSTDSELKSLEPRPWSSTDSDGSVRSMRPPVTKASSFSGISILTRGDSIGSSKGGSAGRISRPGMALGAPEVCSPVTSSQSVRGLLPCTAQQQPQQPPQPQLPALPPTPQQQPPLNNHMISQPVPALQPSPQPVQFSPGSCPQVLLPVSPPQQYNMAEDLSNPFGQMSLSRQGSAEAADPSSALFQPPLISQHPQQTSFIMASTGQPLPTSSYSPSSHAPPTQQVLPPQGYMQPPQQIQVSYYPPGQYPNSNQQYRPLSHPVAYSPQRSQQLPQPSQQPGLQPMMPNQQQAAYQGMIGVQQPQNQGLLSNQRSSMGGQMQGLVVQYTPLPSYQVPVGNDSQNVVQPPFQQPMLVPASQSVQGGLPAGGVPVYYSVIPPAQQNGTSPSVGFLQPPGTEQYQMPQSPSPCSPPQMPQQYSGVSPSGPGVVVMQLNVPNGPQPPQNPSMVQWSHCKYYSMDQRGQKPGDLYNPESNPQASTQMSNSPVTSPTQSPAPSPVTSLSSVCTGLSPLPVLTQFPRPGGPAQGDGRYSLLGQPLQYNLSICPPLLHGQSTYTVHQGQSGLKHGNRSKRQALKSASTDLGTTDVVLGRVLEVTDLPEGITRTEADKLFTQLAMSGAKIQWLKDAQGLPGGGGGDNGGTAENGRHADLAALYTIVAVFPSPLAAQNASLRLNNSVSRFKLRVAKKNYDLRILERASSQ, from the exons GATTATGAGTCCCTTTTGGACAAG AGGCGGACATCCAACCATGGTCATGCCAGGAAAAGAGCCAAG TCTAATTCCAAGCTGAAGTTGGTGCGCAGCCTGGCGGTGTGTGAGGAGTCCTCTGCCCCATTTGCTGATGGACCACTAGAAACCCAG GATATAATTCAGTTGCACATCAGCTGCCCCTCtgacaaggaagaagaaaaatccacGAAGGATGTCTCTGAAAAGGAAGACaaggacaaaaacaaagaaaaggtcCCAAGGAAGATGCTTTCTAGGG ACTCCAGCCAAGAATATACAGACTCCACTGGAATAGACCTACATGAATTTCTTGTAAATACACTGAAAAAGAACCCAAG GGACAGAATGATGCTGCTAAAATTAGAACAGGAGATTCTGGAATTTATTAATGACAACAA TAACCAGTTCAAGAAGTTCCCTCAGATGACCTCATATCACCGGATGCTATTACACCGGGTAGCTGCCTATTTTGGGATGGACCACAATGTTGATCAAACTggaaaagctgtcatcatcaacaaAACCAGTAATACAAGAAT CCCCGAACAGAGATTCTCAGAACACATAAAGGATGAGAAGAATACAGAATTTCAACAGAGATTCATTCTCAAGAGAGATGATGCCAGTATGGAACGAGATGATAACCAG ATCAGAGTTCCATTGCAGGATGGAAGGAGGAGCAAGTcaatagaagagagagaggaggaatatCAAAGGGTCCGAGAGAGAATATTTGCCCGAGAG ACTGGCCAGAACGGATATCTAAATGACATCAG ACTCTCCAAAGAAGCCTTTTCTTCTAGCTCTCACAAGAGAAGGCAGATTTTTAG GGCGAACCGTGAGGGCCTGAGCCGAACCTCAAGCAGCCGCCAAAGCAGCACAGACAGCGAACTCAAATCCCTGGAGCCACGGCCTTGGAGCAGCACAGACTCCGATGGCTCTGTCCGGAGTATGCGGCCCCCTGTCACCAAAGCCAGCAGCTTCAGTGGAATCTCTATCCTCACCCGAGGGGACAGCATCGGGAGCAGTAAAGGTGGCAGTGCAGGAAGGATCTCCAGGCCAG GTATGGCACTAGGTGCCCCAGAAGTGTGCAGCCCTGTCACCTCATCCCAGTCTGTCCGGGGCCTTCTCCCTTGTACTGCccagcagcagccgcagcagccGCCACAGCCGCAGCTTCCTGCTCTCCCACCCACGCCTCAGCAACAGCCACCCTTGAATAATCACATGATCTCACAG CCAGTCCCGGCTCTGCAGCCCTCTCCGCAGCCTGTTCAGTTCTCTCCAGGCTCCTGTCCCCAAGTCCTTCTGCCAGTCTCTCCGCCCCAGCAGTACAACATG GCAGAGGACCTCAGCAACCCCTTTGGACAAATGAGCCTTAGCCGCCAAGGTTCTGCTGAAGCAGCTGACCCATCCTCAGCTCTGTTCCAGCCCCCGCTTATCTCCCAGCACCCCCAGCAGACTAGCTTCATCATGGCTTCTACTGGACAGCCCCTCCCCACGTCCAGCTATTCCCCTTCTAGTCATGCGCCGCCTACTCAGCAAGTTCTGCCGCCCCAGGGCTACATGCAGCCCCCTCAACAG ATCCAGGTTTCTTACTATCCCCCTGGACAGTATCCTAATTCCAACCAGCAATACCGACCTCTGTCTCACCCGGTGGCCTACAGCCCCCAACGTAGTCAGCAGCTGCCTCAGCCATCCCAGCAGCCTG GTTTACAGCCCATGATGCCTAACCAGCAGCAGGCGGCTTACCAAGGCATGATTGGGGTCCAGCAGCCACAGAACCAGGGCCTGCTCAGCAACCAGAGGAGCAGCATGGGGGGCCAGATGCAAGGCCTGGTGGTTCAGTACACTCCACTGCCTTCTTACCAA GTCCCAGTGGGTAATGACTCACAAAATGTGGTCCAGCCGCCTTTCCAGCAACCCATGCTGGTCCCTGCGAGCCAGTCTGTGCAAGGGGGCCTCCCAGCAGGGGGTGTACCGGTGTACTACAGCGTGATCCCACCCGCTCAGCAGAACGGTACGAG CCCTTCTGTGGGGTTTCTGCAACCTCCCGGCACTGAGCAGTACCAGATGcctcagtctccctctccctgcagtcCACCACAGATGCCACAGCAGTACTCAG GAGTGTCACCTTCTGGACCAGGCGTGGTGGTCATGCAGCTGAATGTCCCTAATGGACCCCAGCCTCCCCAGAACCCATCCATGGTCCAGTGGAGTCACTGTAAATATTACAGCATGGACCAGCGTGGGCAGAAACCTGGAGACCTATACAATCCTGAGAGTAACCCCCAG gCCAGCACTCAAATGAGCAACAGCCCCGTCACATCTCCTACCCAGTCTCCAGCACCCTCTCCTGTCACCAGCCTCAGCAGTGTCTGCACAGGACTCAGTCCCCTTCCTGTCCTCACACAGTTCCCCCGGCCTGGGGGTCCAGCACAGG GTGATGGGCGCTACTCCCTTTTGGGCCAGCCATTGCAGTACAATCTGTCTATCTGCCCTCCCTTGCTCCACGGCCAGTCAACTTACACGGTACACCAG GGACAGAGTGGATTGAAGCATGGAAACCGGAGCAAAAGACAAGCACTCAAATCTGCCTCCACTGACCTAGggacaacagatgttg TCCTGGGCCGGGTGCTGGAGGTGACAGATCTCCCTGAGGGCATCACTCGGACCGAAGCGGACAAACTCTTCACTCAGCTTGCCATGTCTGGCGCCAAGATCCAGTGGCTCAAGGATGCTCAGGGGCtgcctggcgggggtgggggggacaacGGCGGGACTGCTGAGAACGGCCGCCATGCAGACCTCGCTGCCTTGTACACCATCGTGGCTGTGTTTCCCAGCCCCCTGGCTGCCCAGAATGCCTCCCTTCGCCTCAACAACTCTGTGAGTCGCTTCAAACTTCGAGTGGCCAAAAAGAACTATGACCTGAGGATCCTGGAGCGAGCCAGCTCCCAATAA